In one Triplophysa dalaica isolate WHDGS20190420 chromosome 9, ASM1584641v1, whole genome shotgun sequence genomic region, the following are encoded:
- the trappc6bl gene encoding trafficking protein particle complex subunit 6B, like isoform X1, whose protein sequence is MDAAMADDVLFEFLHMEIVAHVYKEQATREDIDKERVTCVSTLEGMGFRVGQGLIERFTKDCPSFKDDLDIMKFVCKDFWSTIFKKQIDNLRTNHQGTFVLQDNTFALLTQFSIGKQYLEDAPKYLAFSCGMIRGALSNLGLEGVVTAEVSVMPSCKFQVVIQKT, encoded by the exons ATGGATGCAG cTATGgcagatgatgttttgtttgaattCCTCCACATGGAGATCGTGGCTCACGTTTACAAAGAGCAAGCGACCCGGGAGGACATTGATAAG GAAAGAGTTACGTGTGTATCTACTCTAGAAGGAATGGGCTTCAGAGTTGGACAAGGTCTGATCGAAAGGTTTACAAAAGACTGCCCCAGTTTCAAAGATGACTTGGATATTATGAAGTTTGTTTGTAAGGACTTCTGGAGCaccatctttaaaaaacaaatcgaCAACTTGAGGACTAACCATCAG GGCACATTTGTCTTACAGGACAATACATTTGCATTGCTGACACAGTTTTCCATTGGAAAGCAATACCTTGAAGATGCCCCTAAG taTTTAGCTTTTTCTTGCGGTATGATTCGGGGAGCTCTGTCCAATCTGGGCTTGGAGGGTGTAGTGACTGCAGAGGTATCTGTAATGCCATCAT gTAAATTTCAGGTTGTCATTCAGAAAACCTAG
- the trappc6bl gene encoding trafficking protein particle complex subunit 6B, like isoform X2: protein MADDVLFEFLHMEIVAHVYKEQATREDIDKERVTCVSTLEGMGFRVGQGLIERFTKDCPSFKDDLDIMKFVCKDFWSTIFKKQIDNLRTNHQGTFVLQDNTFALLTQFSIGKQYLEDAPKYLAFSCGMIRGALSNLGLEGVVTAEVSVMPSCKFQVVIQKT, encoded by the exons ATGgcagatgatgttttgtttgaattCCTCCACATGGAGATCGTGGCTCACGTTTACAAAGAGCAAGCGACCCGGGAGGACATTGATAAG GAAAGAGTTACGTGTGTATCTACTCTAGAAGGAATGGGCTTCAGAGTTGGACAAGGTCTGATCGAAAGGTTTACAAAAGACTGCCCCAGTTTCAAAGATGACTTGGATATTATGAAGTTTGTTTGTAAGGACTTCTGGAGCaccatctttaaaaaacaaatcgaCAACTTGAGGACTAACCATCAG GGCACATTTGTCTTACAGGACAATACATTTGCATTGCTGACACAGTTTTCCATTGGAAAGCAATACCTTGAAGATGCCCCTAAG taTTTAGCTTTTTCTTGCGGTATGATTCGGGGAGCTCTGTCCAATCTGGGCTTGGAGGGTGTAGTGACTGCAGAGGTATCTGTAATGCCATCAT gTAAATTTCAGGTTGTCATTCAGAAAACCTAG
- the si:ch211-116o3.5 gene encoding uncharacterized protein si:ch211-116o3.5: MNLNEKKPNKWWTEPDTFAMLALIERMGLVHELDKKRQRNESLFRRLRMNLTKRGIHFTVTQIRNRWKSLKHKYRKIKLASYRSPAARLSAIESFRYFHMLDRMLVRRPKAGNEEDELADDPVGRSLADLDDHTDNSWLESIIPKSEPDNMTPKLDTDADDDENPEDVASSEPPSWALGPDEVMTLGLSGEYLYAVKNLPPSLCNPNSMESTREAADFSQDDFPAGTPEDTSSLILQQLTILNHRLGEQLAEQKAFHCTMLGMMDRQIQVLEQLSNFTRNHQPKPESTETDSSISQKVQDALLRILGQMQQTQTQTLQPCALLPMPKTEPTPSSWKVSVLEVHKSPTADVESGGETENFQTPEVYNNSSPPSLEISSSTKNSVLQNGLCHHH, from the exons ATGAACCTGAACGAGAAGAAACCCAACAAGTGGTGGACTGAACCAGACACATTTGCCATGTTGGCACTCATAGAGCGTATGGGTCTGGTCCATGAACTGGATAAAAAACGGCAGCGCAACGAGTCTCTCTTCCGCCGCCTCCGGATGAATCTCACCAAACGTGGCATCCACTTCACCGTCACCCAAATCCGCAACCGCTGGAAAAGCCTTAAACACAAGTACCGCAAGATCAAACTGGCGAGCTACCGAAGTCCGGCTGCACGCCTCTCCGCCATTGAGTCTTTCAGATATTTCCACATGCTGGATCGCATGTTGGTGCGCAGACCCAAGGCTGGAAATGAGGAGGATGAGCTAGCAGATGATCCTGTAGGACGGTCACTTGCGGACCTGGATGACCACACAGATA ATTCATGGCTTGAAAGCATAATCCCTAAATCTGAGCCTGACAACATGACTCCTAAATTAGACACTGACGCGGATGACGATGAGAATCCAGAAGATGTGGCTAGCTCCGAACCTCCGAGCTGGGCTTTGGGACCAGATGAGGTTATGACTCTTGGTTTGTCTGGAGAATATCTCTATGCAGTGAAGAATCTACCACCATCCCTATGCAATCCCAACAGCATGGAAAGTACAAGAGAGGCGGCTGACTTTAGCCAGGATGATTTTCCAG cgGGAACACCAGAGGACACCAGCAGCCTCATCCTACAGCAGCTCACCATTTTGAACCACCGCCTTGGAGAACAGCTGGCAGAACAAAAAGCCTTCCATTGCACCATGCTGGGCATGATGGATCGTCAGATACAGGTCCTGGAGCAGCTCTCCAATTTCACCAGGAACCACCAACCTAAGCCTGAATCTACTGAGACGGACTCCTCCATCAGCCAGAAGGTTCAAGATGCCCTGCTGAGGATCCTGGGGCAAATGCAGCAGACTCAAACACAGACGCTTCAGCCATGTGCCCTGTTACCCATGCCCAAGACAGAACCTACACCTTCTTCTTGGAAGGTCTCTGTCTTGGAGGTTCATAAGTCGCCCACCGCTGATGTGGAGTCAGGCGGTGAGACTGAGAACTTTCAAACCCCGGAGGTGTACAATAACAGCAGTCCACCTTCTTTAGAGATTTCATCGTCAACCAAGAACTCTGTTTTACAGAATGGATTGTGTCATCACCATTGA